The DNA window ACCGCAGCACAGAGCCGCCAGCCGTACGCCGCCGCGAGGCCCAGGCGCCTCGATGCCGTCGCGGCGCGGACGAGAAGCTTGAAATCGAAGTCGTGGGTCGGGGGCTCGCGAAACGGAATTCCGTAGTAGTCCGCCCAGCACTCTGCGTCGTAGCGGCGGTACGCCCAATCGTATTGTCCAGAAACCGGCTCCCCGGCGAAGGGATCGCGACCCCGGAGCCCTCGGATCTCGGTCCCGTTCACCGGCCGCCAATCGACACGGCATCCGGTGTCCGCCTCGAGGGCCGGCATCTGGCTCGCCGCGAGATACGAGTAGCGGCTGCCGGGAGAGAAGAAGAAGTCGACGGTCACTCGATCTTCCATCACGTACGTCAGACCGTGCCGGGAGGCAACTCGGACAGCGTGCGGTGCGGCCGGCCTCGCAACGCGGTTGGACGCGACAACCCCTTGCCGGGGAGGCGCCGTTCGGGGCAGGATCGGCGCACCATGAAGCTCGGCCTCTTCCTCCCGCTCGCCGGGGACGCGACGCGGCTCCGCGAGATGATCACCGTGGCCGCAACCGTGGGCGAGAGTGCCGGGTTCCACTCGCTCTGGTTCGCCGAGCACGTCGCGCTCTTCGACGCCCCGGGCTCGCGCTACCCCTACGCCGCCGACGGCAGCTTCCCGCTCACCGGCGAGGTCGGGATCGTCGAGCCGTTCGTCGCCATCGCCTTCGCGGCGGCGCTCACCACGCGCATCCGGCTCGGCACCGGCATCTGCCTCGTCCCGCAGCGCCCGCCGCTCTACACGGCAAAGCAGGTCGCGGACGCGGACGTGCTCTCGGGCGGGCGGCTCGACTTCGGCGTGGGCATCGGGTGGCTGCGCGAGGAATTCGAGGCGCTCGGCGTGCCCTTCGCGGGTCGCGCCGCGCGCTGCCGCGAGTACCTGGCGGCGATGCGCTCGCTGTGGACCGACCCGGTATCGCGCTACGAGGGCCGCCTGCTCCGCATCCCGCCGCTGCGCATGTTCCCGAAGCCGATCCAGAAGCCCCACCCGCCCATCATCTTCGGCGGCGAGAGCGACGCCGCCCTCCGCCGGGTCGCGGACCTCGGCCAGGGCTGGTACGGCTTCAGCCTGCTCCCCGACGAGGCGGCCCCACGCATCGCGGTGCTCGACGGGATGCTCGCCGAGCGCGGGCGGGCGCCGGCGTCGGTCGAGGTGAGCGTCTCGCCCTACTTCAAGCCCGCGCGCGACGCTGCCGCGCTGCGCGCCTACGCCGAGGCCGGCGTCGACCAGGTCATCTACCTGGTCGGGCTGCGCGGCCCGGACACGGTTGCGGCCGAGATCGAGGCTCTCGCGACCGAGCTCATACCAACGTCCGACCGGCTCGGTCTCCCGGCGCGGCGAAGGGCGTAATCGCGCACCCCGCCCGCCATTTGCGCGACGGCCCCGCTTCGCGTACCCCGGGGCGCCATGATTCCGGAGTCGACCGCGCCGGCCGCCGCCGCACCGGCGGCCGAGATGGGCGGGCGCGGCCTCCTGGCGCGCCGGGCGAGCGTGGTGAGCGCGGCCGTCCTGGCGAGCCGCGTCCTCGGGGTGGTGCGCGAGCAGGTCTTCGCGGTCTTCTTCGGCGCCGGCCGCGAGCTCGACGCGTTCATCACGGCCTTTCGCATCCCGAACCTCCTGCGCGACCTCTTCGCCGAAGGCGCCCTGTCCGCGGCCTTCGTCAGCACCTTCACGCAGCACCTCGAGCGCGGCGGCGACGCGGCGGCCTGGCGGCTCGCGAGCCTGGTGATCAACGCGCTCGCCGTCGTCGTCGGCCTGCTCACGCTGCTCGGCATGTGGGTGGCGCCGGCCATCGTCGAGGGGATCGCGCCGGGGTTCGCCGACATCCCCGGGAAGGTGCCGCTCACGGTCGAGCTGACCCGCATCATGTTCCCGTTCCTGCCCCTGGTGGCGCTCGCCGCCGTCGCCATGGGCATCCTGAACACCCGGAACGTCTTCGGCGTCCCGGCCTCGGCGGCGGCGTTCTTCAACGTGGGCTCGATCGTGGGCGGCCTCGCCGCCGCGTACTGGATGGCGCCCGCCTACGTCCACGGCATCGTGGTCGCGGTCGCGGCGCATCGCCAGGCGCCGACCGACCCCGCCCTCGCGGCGCGGGCGATCACCGGCATGGCGATCGGCACGCTCATCGGAGGCCTCCTCCAGGTGCTCGTCCAGGTGCCGTCGCTCGGCCGGGTCGGGTTTCGCTACCGGCCGATCCTCCATGCGGCCGACCCGGGGCTGCGGCAGGTCATGCGCCTCATGGCGCCGGCGACGATCGGCGCGGCCGCCGTGCAGGTGAACGTGTTCGTCAACAACAACTTCGCCTCCTACCTCGGCAACGGCCCGGTCTCGTGGCTGAACGTCGCCTTCCGCTTCATGCAGCTCCCGATCGGCCTGTTCGGGGTCGCGCTCGGCACGGTGACCCTCCCGCTCGTTTCCCGCCACGTGGCCCGTGGCGACCGGCCGGCGCTGCGCCGGACGCTCGCCGAGTCGCTCGAGCTGGTCGGGCTCCTCTGCCTGCCGGCGGCCGCGGGGCTCGCGCTGTTCGCGGTGCCGGTCATCGGCCTCATCTACGAGCACGGCCGCTTCACCGCCGCCGACACGACGGCGGCCGCGCAGGCCCTCGCCGCCTACACGGCCGGCCTCGCCGGCTATGCGGGCATCAAGGTGCTCGCCCCCGCCTTCTACGCGCTCGACGACGCGCGCACGCCGATGCTCGTGAGCCTGGTGTCGATCGCGGTCAACTACGCGCTCAACTGGACGTTCGTGCGCCGCCTCGGCTTCGGCCACGTCGGCCTCGCGCTCTCCACCTCGGCCGTGGCGCTCGGCAACTTCGGGCTGCTCTACCTCGTCCTCCGCCGTCGCATCGGCGCGCTCGGCGGCCGTCTCCGGGCGGCCCTCGCACGCATCGCCGTCGCCACCGCCGTCATGGCCGCCGTCGCCGGCGGCCTCGACGTCGTCGTGGCGGCCCACCTTCCCGCGGCCGGCGCGCTCCGCCACGCCCTCCGGCTCGCGGTGGCGATGCCGGTCGCGGCCGTTTGCTTCTGGGCGACGTGCCGGGCGCTCGGCGTGGCCGTGCCGCTGCCGCGGCGCCGGCGCGGCTGAGCCCCGCGACTCGGCGCAGCGCCCCGAGCTCACCGGGCGTCAGGTCGCGCCAGCCGCCCGGCGGAAGCCTCCCCAGCGCGAGGGGACCGAAGCGCACCCGCGCGAGCTTCTCGACCGGGTGTCCGACGGCCTCCCACAGGCGGCGGACGAGGCGGCTCCGGCCCTCGCGCACGGTGATCTCGAGCCACGTCTTCGTCGGCCGCTGCTCGAGGATCCGGACCTCGGCGGGCAGGGTCTTCCCGTCCTCGAGGTGCACCCCGCGCCGCACGCGGGTGAGCGCCTGCTCGCCCGGCGCACCCCGCACCTTCGCGTGGTAGACGCGCGGGACGCCGCGCCGGGGGTGGAGGAGTGCGGCGGCGAGGCCGCCATCGTTCGTCAGGAGCAGCAGGCCGGTCGTGTTCACGTCGAGCCGCCCGACCGGGTAGAGCCGGCTCTTGACGCCCCCGAGCAGCGTCCTGACAGTCGGCCGGCCCTCCGGGTCGTCGAGCGTCGAGACGATCCCCCGCGGCTTGTGCACGACGACCGTGCGCCGCGGCCCCGGCGGCGGCAGGCGCGCGCCATCGACCGCGATGACGTCGTGCGCGGCGTCGGCTCGCACGCCCAGCTCGCGTACCACGGCGCCGTTCACGGTGACGCGGCCGCGCCGGATCAGCTCCTCGGCCGCGCGCCGCGACGCCACCCCGGCGGCGCTCAGGATCTTCTGCAGCCGCTCGCGCAGCGCTCAGCCGGCCTCGCCCGCGGGCTCCCGGTCGGCGGCCGCAGGCGCCGGCGGGCGGACGCCACCGGCATCCACGACCAGCTCGGGGTGGCTCAGGATCTCGGCCTCGCCGAGCTCGCGCAACGTCGGCAGGGCCGAGAGGTCCGGGAGCCCGAAGACCTCCAGGAACTCGCGTGTCGTCCCGTAGAGCAGCGGCCGGCCCGGCGCCTCCTTGCGGCCCACGACGCGGACCAGGCGCCGCTCGAGCAGGGTCGAGAGCACGGCTTCCGCCTCGACGCCGCGGATCGCCTCGATCTCGGCGCGCGTGCACGGCTGGCGATACGCGACGATCGCCACCGTCTCGAGCATGGGGCGCGAGAGGCGTGGCGGCCGCTCGTGCAGCAGGCGGCGCACCCAGAGCGCGTGCTCGGCGGGCGTGCGGAGCTGGTAGCCGCCCCCCACCTGCACGAGCCTGATCCCTCGACCCTCGCGCTCGTAGCCCTCGGCGAGGACCTTGAGCGCTGCCGTCACCTCCCGCCGCTCGGGCCCGTCGAGGGCCTCGACCAGCCGGGCAAGCGGCACCGGCGCCCCGGCCGCAAAGAGCAGGCTCTCGATCAGCGCCGGGAGGCGCCCGAGGTCGGCCTGCGCGGCCGCATCGTACCCGTTCCCGTTCCTGTGCTCTCTATCCGTTCCGGTCACCGTCTCCATGGTGCTCCCCCTCCCCTCTCCACCCCGCCTCCAAACGACCCAGATCGTGCACGCGCTCGGTGGCCTCCGCAACCGTCGCCACCGCGAGTGCGAGCGTGATCGCCCCGAACCGCTCGGGCTGCTCGGCACGCAGCACCCGCAGCCGTATCAGCTCGAGCAGAGCGAGAAACGTCACGATGACCTCCGCGCGCGTCCGATCGACCGCAAACAGACTCGTGAACTCCATCCGCTCCGCCATGACGAACCGCGCCAGGATGCGCTCGACGGCCTGACCGATGGAGATCTCCTCGCGGGCCACCTCGTGCACGGCCGGCGGCCGCAGCCGCCGCAGCACCTCGCGCAGGGCGTCGAGCAGGTCCGCCAGGCTCGCGTCGCGCACGCAGGGCTCCGCGGTCTCGCCCGCTGCCGGCGGCCCGAGCGCCTCGGGGTCGCGCGCGAAGACGTCCCGGTCGAGGACCGCGCGCTCGCCGAGCGCGAGCGCGACGTCGCGGTAGCGCTGGTACTCGAGCAGCTGCTGGACGAGCTCGCCCCGCGGGTCCTCCTCGGGCTCCTCGTCGTCCTCGGCCGTGGGCAGGAGCATCCGGCTCTTGATGTAGACGAGCGTCGCCGCCATCACGAGGTACTCGCCCGCCCCGTCGAGGTTCAGCTCGGGCAGCTCCTCGAGCGTGGCGAGGTACTGGTCGGTGATGGTGGCGATCGGGATGTCGCTCACCTGGACCTCGTTGCGCTTGATCAGATGGAGGAGCAGATCGAGCGGCCCCTCGAAGATCGGCAGGCGGACGGTGCACGCCACTTCCATCACGCGAGCCCCATCGCCGTGCGCACCTCGGCCATCGTCTCCGCCGCGACCACGCGGGCGCGCGCGTTGCCCGCCTCGAGCACGGCGCGCGCGTCGTCCGGCCCGAGCGTCGCCCGCCGCGCCCGGATCGGCTCGAGCTCCGCCTGCACGTGCTTGATCGTGATCTCCTTGCACTCGAGGCAGCCGATGGCGGCCGTGCGGCATCCGTCTTCCTGGTGGCGGAGCTCCGCCGGCGTGCAGTAGAGCCGGTGGAAGGAGAGATAGGCGGGACAGTCGTTCGGGTCGCCCGGGTCGTGCCGGCGGACGCGCCGCGGGTCGGTCACCATGCGCGCCAGCTTCGCGTGCACGTCGGCCGGCGGGTCGGTCAGGTAAATCGCGTTGCCGTAGCTCTTGCTCATCTTCCGCCCGTCGGTGCCGACGATCTTGGGCGCGTCGGTCAGGAGGGTCGCCGGCTCGGGGAAGACGGGACGGTAGAGGGAGTTGAACCGCCGCGCGATCTCGCGCGTGAGCTCGATGTGCGGCGCCTGGTCGATGCCGACGGGCACGACCTCGGCCTTGTACATGAGGATGTCGGCGGCCTGGAGCACGGGGTAGCCGAGGAAGCCGAAGGTCGAGAGGTCGCGGTCGGTGAGCTGCTCGCGCTGCTCCTTGTAGGTCGGGTTGCGCTCGAGCCACGGCACCGGCGTGAGCATGCCGAGGAGGAGCGCGAGCTCGGCGTGCTCGGGCACGGCCGACTGCTGGAAGATGGTGGCGCGCTCGGGGTCGAGGCCGACCGCCAGCCAGTCGAGGACCATCTCGACGGTGTTCTCGCCGATCGGCTCGTGGCGCGCGTAGTCGGTGGTCAGCGCATGCCAGTCGGCGACGAAGAAGAAGCAGCGGTAGTCGCCCTGCAGGCGCACCCAGTTCTTGAGCGCCCCGTGCCAGTTGCCGAGGTGCTGGCGCCCGGTCGGCCGGGCCCCGCTCACGACCACGCGCACGCGCCCGTCACCCCGCCAGGTGGAGGAAGAAGCGTGTCAACGGGTGCACCAGGGTCGACACGATGTGGGAGTTCATGAGGACGAGGAGGAGCACGAGAAAGCCCACCCCTTCGAGCATGCCGAGCACCCGCGCCTGACGCCGTGGAAGGAGAGCGGCCAGCACCCGGCCGCCGTCGAGGGGCGGGATCGGGAGGAGGTTGAAGACGGCGAGCAGGCAGTTGATCTCGATCGACGCCCGGGCCATCAGGGCGAACGCCCGCAAGAGGCTCGTCGGCTCGGCGGCCGACGGCAACCACGCCAGCACGGCCGCGCTCAGCGTCGCGAGCGCGAGATTCGTGGCGGGGCCCGCCATGGCCACCAGGACGGTGTCGCGGCGCGGGTGCCGCAGCCGCCGCACGTCGATCGGCACCGGGCGGGCGTAGCCGAAGATGAACGGCCGCGTTCCGAAGAGGAGCGGGGCGAGCATGAGCAGCGCCGGCAGGACCACGGTCCCGAACGGGTCGATGTGCGGCAAGGGGTTGAGCGTCAGCCGGCCGTGCCGCGCAGCGGTCGGGTCGCCGAGGCCGTAGGCCACGGCGCCGTGGGCCACCTCGTGGAACACGATGGCCGCCAGCACCGGGACCACGAGGAGCGCGATCTCCGCGACGAGGGCGCTCGTCGGCATGCGCGAGTCTACCGACGGGCCCTGGGGGGCGCAAGAAACGATCGCCCTTACGCCCGGGGGTGATGCCGACGGTGGACCTCGCGCAACCGCACCGGCGTGACGTGCGTGTAGATCTGGGTGGTCCCGACCTCGGCGTGCCCGAGCAGCGCCTGCACGACGCGCAGGTCGGCCCCACCGGTCAGCAGGTGCGTCGCGAAGGTGTGCCGGATCATGTGGGGGAACACCCGCGGGCCGAGGCCTGCGGCCCGCGCGCGCCGCCGGACGATCTTCCAGATCGCCTGC is part of the Deltaproteobacteria bacterium genome and encodes:
- a CDS encoding LLM class F420-dependent oxidoreductase; this encodes MKLGLFLPLAGDATRLREMITVAATVGESAGFHSLWFAEHVALFDAPGSRYPYAADGSFPLTGEVGIVEPFVAIAFAAALTTRIRLGTGICLVPQRPPLYTAKQVADADVLSGGRLDFGVGIGWLREEFEALGVPFAGRAARCREYLAAMRSLWTDPVSRYEGRLLRIPPLRMFPKPIQKPHPPIIFGGESDAALRRVADLGQGWYGFSLLPDEAAPRIAVLDGMLAERGRAPASVEVSVSPYFKPARDAAALRAYAEAGVDQVIYLVGLRGPDTVAAEIEALATELIPTSDRLGLPARRRA
- the murJ gene encoding murein biosynthesis integral membrane protein MurJ, with the protein product MIPESTAPAAAAPAAEMGGRGLLARRASVVSAAVLASRVLGVVREQVFAVFFGAGRELDAFITAFRIPNLLRDLFAEGALSAAFVSTFTQHLERGGDAAAWRLASLVINALAVVVGLLTLLGMWVAPAIVEGIAPGFADIPGKVPLTVELTRIMFPFLPLVALAAVAMGILNTRNVFGVPASAAAFFNVGSIVGGLAAAYWMAPAYVHGIVVAVAAHRQAPTDPALAARAITGMAIGTLIGGLLQVLVQVPSLGRVGFRYRPILHAADPGLRQVMRLMAPATIGAAAVQVNVFVNNNFASYLGNGPVSWLNVAFRFMQLPIGLFGVALGTVTLPLVSRHVARGDRPALRRTLAESLELVGLLCLPAAAGLALFAVPVIGLIYEHGRFTAADTTAAAQALAAYTAGLAGYAGIKVLAPAFYALDDARTPMLVSLVSIAVNYALNWTFVRRLGFGHVGLALSTSAVALGNFGLLYLVLRRRIGALGGRLRAALARIAVATAVMAAVAGGLDVVVAAHLPAAGALRHALRLAVAMPVAAVCFWATCRALGVAVPLPRRRRG
- the scpB gene encoding SMC-Scp complex subunit ScpB — its product is METVTGTDREHRNGNGYDAAAQADLGRLPALIESLLFAAGAPVPLARLVEALDGPERREVTAALKVLAEGYEREGRGIRLVQVGGGYQLRTPAEHALWVRRLLHERPPRLSRPMLETVAIVAYRQPCTRAEIEAIRGVEAEAVLSTLLERRLVRVVGRKEAPGRPLLYGTTREFLEVFGLPDLSALPTLRELGEAEILSHPELVVDAGGVRPPAPAAADREPAGEAG
- a CDS encoding segregation/condensation protein A; protein product: MMEVACTVRLPIFEGPLDLLLHLIKRNEVQVSDIPIATITDQYLATLEELPELNLDGAGEYLVMAATLVYIKSRMLLPTAEDDEEPEEDPRGELVQQLLEYQRYRDVALALGERAVLDRDVFARDPEALGPPAAGETAEPCVRDASLADLLDALREVLRRLRPPAVHEVAREEISIGQAVERILARFVMAERMEFTSLFAVDRTRAEVIVTFLALLELIRLRVLRAEQPERFGAITLALAVATVAEATERVHDLGRLEAGWRGEGEHHGDGDRNG
- the trpS gene encoding tryptophan--tRNA ligase, whose product is MRVVVSGARPTGRQHLGNWHGALKNWVRLQGDYRCFFFVADWHALTTDYARHEPIGENTVEMVLDWLAVGLDPERATIFQQSAVPEHAELALLLGMLTPVPWLERNPTYKEQREQLTDRDLSTFGFLGYPVLQAADILMYKAEVVPVGIDQAPHIELTREIARRFNSLYRPVFPEPATLLTDAPKIVGTDGRKMSKSYGNAIYLTDPPADVHAKLARMVTDPRRVRRHDPGDPNDCPAYLSFHRLYCTPAELRHQEDGCRTAAIGCLECKEITIKHVQAELEPIRARRATLGPDDARAVLEAGNARARVVAAETMAEVRTAMGLA
- a CDS encoding site-2 protease family protein — encoded protein: MPTSALVAEIALLVVPVLAAIVFHEVAHGAVAYGLGDPTAARHGRLTLNPLPHIDPFGTVVLPALLMLAPLLFGTRPFIFGYARPVPIDVRRLRHPRRDTVLVAMAGPATNLALATLSAAVLAWLPSAAEPTSLLRAFALMARASIEINCLLAVFNLLPIPPLDGGRVLAALLPRRQARVLGMLEGVGFLVLLLVLMNSHIVSTLVHPLTRFFLHLAG